A genomic window from Glycine soja cultivar W05 chromosome 10, ASM419377v2, whole genome shotgun sequence includes:
- the LOC114369841 gene encoding uncharacterized protein LOC114369841, protein MWRGARVVSGYLRRFSTAVRRRMEDEGDWLYSSEWWGSDSDDGHSVLRSTSGKGNGVVAVVAYPSSRPSKMHWSGMERWLQQRCEEVHPGYKDGGKLRILGYQWRVLRFNEVTRQSTAKVMAAYRENTPGVVYLMQQPHCLAVPYVKSMVSAGLTTIASCSFDIISALQGKKNMHILCIGHGGGSLPLFLASRIQGAIVHVVEIDPLVISASIRAMGFPGFSLMTKSGDRAVTKPDIIDEVMWKGVHERIFLYEADAEEFIVNNTNVYDMIFVDAYDGEDIFPHKLWDPDSPFLKALSNQLHPKHGTVVVNLHSDSDVLNHDGSVPSELEQILPMGKYVSQVCRAYKDVLVGKGGSGLAFTVAVPWVCNTSLIVCRGFGRDSKYFNRDFAINTLISKSLELEHVMGLPFSCLEYIKRGFIVVG, encoded by the exons ATGTGGCGCGGAGCCAGAGTCGTTTCCGGCTACCTCCGCCGTTTCTCGACGGCGGTGCGGCGGCGCATGGAAGACGAAGGTGACTGGCTCTACTCCTCCGAGTGGTGGGGCTCCGACTCCGACGATGGTCACTCTGTTCTCCGATCAACTTCCGGCAAGGGAAACGGCGTCGTTGCCGTCGTTGCATATCCCTCCTCCAGACCC AGCAAAATGCATTGGTCAGGAATGGAAAGATGGCTGCAGCAAAGGTGTGAGGAGGTGCATCCTGGATACAAGGATGGAGGGAAGCTGAGGATTCTTGGATACCAATGGAGGGTGCTTCGATTCAATGAAGTTACTCGCCAGAGCACCGCTAAAGTAATGGCTGCTTACCGTGAAAACACGCCCGGTGTTGTCTATCTCATGCAGCAACCACATTGCTTGGCTGTACCAT ATGTGAAGAGTATGGTATCAGCTGGTTTGACTACTATAGCCTCATGTAGTTTTGATATCATCAGTGCACTgcaaggaaagaaaaatatgcacatTTTATGCATTGGGCATGGTGGAGGAAGTTTACCACTGTTTTTGGCAAGTCGAATCCAAG GTGCCATTGTCCATGTAGTTGAAATTGATCCCCTAGTTATCTCGGCCTCAATTCGTGCTATGGGGTTCCCGGGTTTCTCACTCATGACAAAATCAGGTGACAGGGCTGTTACAAAACCTGATATCATTGATGAAGTAATGTGGAAAGGAGTGCATGAAAGGATTTTCCTttatgaagcagatgctgaggAATTTATTGTTAATAATACCAATGTATACGATATGATCTTTGTTGATGCTTATGATGGTGAAGATATATTTCCACATAAGTTATGGGACCCAGATTCACCATTCCTTAAAGCCCTGAGTAATCAACTTCATCCCAAACATGGCACTGTTGTGGTGAACCTGCATTCTGACTCTGATGTCTTGAATCATGATGGATCTGTTCCATCTGAGCTTGAGCAAATTTTACCAATGGGAAAGTATGTATCTCAAGTTTGCCGAGCATACAAAGATGTGCTTGTAGGAAAAGGAGGTTCTGGCCTTGCTTTTACTGTTGCAGTtccttgggtctgtaatacgtCTCTGATTGTGTGTAGAGGTTTTGGTAGGGATAGTAAGTATTTTAACCGGGACTTTGCTATTAACACCCTCATTTCCAAATCCCTTGAACTGGAACATGTAATGGGCTTACCATTCTCATGTTTGGAATAcataaaaagaggttttattgTTGTTGGCTAA
- the LOC114370990 gene encoding uncharacterized TPR repeat-containing protein At1g05150-like gives MATRGTRSEKVRRIFNQFDANRDGGLNREEMASLVGAVNPRVKFSDEQINAILDEVFRTYGEFIDGDKGLTYEGLLRTYDDGAGDVDRDFDALGLDLVAADAAKEPLAALEASSSSIVDERMAVETQKKQRTAAWAVSPNHGIVFDETWKIVDDLELLVKRLKVKQSKEGGKLKNDNFDAYSDAGWSRELGPSAEISEKRVMWEESGHDYAVFLKELGGLRGRADGARSREEAFDGHMAIGRVLYEHQLFKEALVSFKRACELQPVDVRPHFRTGNCLYVLGRYKEAKEEFLLALESAEAGGNQWAYLLPQIYVNLGIALEGEGLVLSACEYYREAAILCPTHFRALKLLGSALFGVGEYRAAVKALEEAIFMKPDYADAHCDLASALHAMGEDERAIEVFQKAIDLKPGHVDALYNLGGLYMDLGRFQRASEMYTRVLAVWPNHWRAQLNKAVSLLGAGETEEAKRALKEALKMTNRVELHDAISHLKQLQKKKTKPSNGGASGEASFVIVEPSKFKVVGDKTTGRQELATALQIRALQRVARLSRCSVELLKKEMSERDVPVSYSGSGVPEKSIRKPSLEEILHRLLNFLKPETFQGAVKAINERILSVLDENGSGRLDLGMFFAILAPICGGPPDRRKRVAFDALLWRPMNEDGANIRKFDATLYIKLLRAVYLPSQGVSELMEVRGDSDTSMVSFSEFLVMFDDPDWGFGIMPTLVKLETGDRNRHGDTVCSVCRYPIIGSRFKEIKSHFSLCNQCYSEGKVPSSFKQDEYRFKEYGSEGEAMKDKCMCFSLQFHNEK, from the coding sequence ATGGCGACGAGGGGCACCAGATCGGAGAAGGTTCGGCGAATTTTCAACCAATTCGACGCGAACCGTGATGGGGGTCTCAACCGCGAGGAAATGGCGTCGCTGGTGGGTGCTGTGAACCCTAGGGTGAAATTCAGCGACGAACAAATCAACGCGATCCTTGATGAGGTGTTCCGAACATACGGCGAATTCATCGACGGCGACAAGGGTCTCACGTACGAGGGTTTGTTGCGCACGTACGACGACGGCGCCGGCGACGTCGACCGTGACTTCGACGCGCTCGGCCTCGACCTCGTCGCCGCTGACGCCGCGAAGGAGCCCCTCGCGGCGTTGGAGGCGTCGTCCTCGTCGATTGTCGACGAGAGGATGGCGGTGGAGACGCAGAAGAAGCAGCGGACGGCCGCCTGGGCCGTGTCGCCGAACCACGGGATCGTGTTCGACGAAACGTGGAAGATTGTGGACGATTTGGAGCTTCTTGTGAAGAGGCTGAAGGTGAAGCAGTCCAAGGAAGGTGGGAAATTGAAGAATGACAACTTTGACGCGTATTCGGATGCCGGCTGGTCGCGCGAATTGGGGCCTTCGGCGGAGATTTCGGAGAAGAGAGTGATGTGGGAGGAATCAGGGCATGATTATGCAGTGTTTTTGAAGGAATTGGGAGGGTTGAGAGGGAGGGCTGATGGTGCTAGGTCAAGAGAAGAGGCATTTGATGGGCACATGGCAATTGGGAGGGTTTTGTATGAGCACCAGTTGTTTAAGGAGGCATTGGTTAGTTTCAAGAGGGCTTGTGAGTTGCAGCCTGTGGATGTGAGGCCTCATTTTAGAACAGGGAACTGTTTGTATGTTCTTGGCAGGTACAAGGAGGCCAAGGAGGAGTTCCTCTTGGCTCTTGAGTCTGCTGAGGCTGGAGGGAACCAATGGGCTTACTTGCTACCCCAGATTTATGTCAACCTCGGCATCGCACTCGAGGGTGAAGGGCTGGTTTTGAGTGCCTGTGAGTATTATAGGGAGGCTGCGATTCTTTGTCCCACACATTTTAGAGCTTTGAAGCTCTTAGGTAGTGCTCTTTTTGGTGTTGGGGAGTATAGGGCCGCGGTGAAGGCATTGGAGGAGGCAATATTCATGAAGCCGGATTATGCTGATGCGCATTGTGATTTGGCCTCGGCGTTGCATGCCATGGGTGAGGATGAGAGGGCGATTGAGGTGTTTCAGAAGGCTATTGATTTGAAGCCTGGTCATGTTGATGCGCTTTATAATTTAGGTGGGTTGTACATGGACCTAGGTAGGTTTCAGAGGGCTTCTGAAATGTATACTAGGGTTTTGGCTGTGTGGCCAAACCATTGGCGAGCCCAGCTGAACAAGGCGGTGTCGCTGCTAGGAGCTGGGGAGACTGAAGAGGCCAAAAGAGctttgaaagaagcattgaaaaTGACGAATAGGGTTGAGCTGCATGATGCAATATCTCATTTGAAGCAGCTGCAGAAAAAGAAGACCaaacctagtaatgggggtgcTTCCGGGGAGGCATCCTTTGTTATTGTTGAACCATCTAAGTTTAAGGTAGTTGGAGATAAGACTACGGGGAGGCAGGAGCTAGCCACTGCCTTGCAAATCAGAGCGCTTCAGAGGGTTGCTCGGTTGAGTCGTTGCAGCGTGGAGCTTTTGAAGAAGGAGATGAGCGAACGTGATGTGCCGGTGTCCTATTCTGGTAGTGGAGTTCCTGAAAAGTCCATCCGGAAGCCGAGTTTGGAAGAAATTCTTCACAGATTACTCAATTTTCTGAAGCCTGAGACTTTTCAAGGGGCTGTAAAAGCCATAAATGAGAGGATTCTTTCTGTTTTGGATGAGAATGGTTCAGGCAGGCTGGATCTGGGAATGTTTTTTGCTATTCTTGCTCCTATTTGTGGCGGTCCTCCGGATAGACGCAAAAGGGTTGCCTTTGATGCACTTTTGTGGCGTCCTATGAACGAAGACGGTGCTAATATTAGGAAATTTGATGCCACTTTATACATCAAGTTGTTAAGGGCAGTTTATCTTCCTAGCCAAGGGGTTAGTGAATTAATGGAGGTTCGTGGAGATTCGGACACTTCAATGGTGTCTTTCTCTGAGTTTTTAGTTATGTTTGACGATCCAGATTGGGGTTTTGGCATCATGCCTACTCTGGTGAAGCTTGAAACCGGGGATAGAAACAGGCATGGTGACACGGTATGCTCGGTTTGCCGCTACCCAATTATTGGTTCTCGGTTTAAGGagataaaatctcattttagtTTGTGTAACCAATGCTACAGTGAGGGAAAGGTGCCTTCTTCATTTAAGCAGGATGAGTACAGATTTAAAGAGTATGGAAGTGAGGGTGAAGCCATGAAAGATAAGTGTATGTGCTTCAGTTTGCAATTCCATAATGAAAAGTAG